One Pseudoalteromonas rubra genomic window, CAGATGCTTGAGTTCTGAATAGGTCAGGCCAACAACATTAATTGGTGCGAAGTCTGGAATGCTCAAACGCCCTTCTCTATCAACAGTGACGGTGTGTGTAGCTGTTTCCTTACCGTAAAAACTAATCGTGATAGCATCACCGCTAGATATAATGTAATCACTAGGCACTGAGCGCATTTCATTTGGTGCGAAGCTGGTTGGCTCGCCCGCAAATAACTCATACCCAAATGGCTTAAGTTTGGGCTTTTTCGGTGCCATAGGATCAACTTCCGCCTCATTGCTATGTTCGCTTTGGCGCGGATATACGCTAGGCGTATTAGAATTCATATCAATCGAGTTTGAAAAACTGGATTTTGACAACCCTGACAAATCAAAGCCATATTGCTTTGCCAGCGCTTGCTGCTGACTTTTTGGCAATTTTTTAAACTGTTCTATTTGTTGCGTGGTCGGTGTAAAAGCAATTGAAACCGCACTAAACACCAGCATGGTTGCTGCAAAAATACGTTTAAACGACATCCGGTTTTGATTCCTGTTTTACGATAAGCCAAAAAGATTTTGTATTTTACATAAAAATGACGCCATAAAAAAAGGGCTTATCGCCCTTTTTTTGATATATCTTTAGTTAATTATGTTAAAAGCTGTAAACTAGCGTAAGGGATGTTTCCGTATCAGTATTTTCTTTGCCTTCGTCCACTGTTGAGGTGTGGGTAATATTGTATGCCACCTTCATTTGCAAAGAACCATTGATTTTCGTCATCAATGCTGACTCAGACGTAGTTTTGGTGTTGGTATCACCGTACTCTATCCCAACCACTTGTGTGAAACGGGCGTTATCCGATACTTGCCACTCAAAATCAACCTTAGCAACACCAATCACTTCGTTATCCGTTGTGCCAGCAAGCGGGTTGCCATTTTCATCAACCTCTGCACTATCATCTTGATATTCGAAGCGTTTCATACCAGGACCAATTTCAGCATCCAGATACATTGTATCTAGATTTAACAAACGTAAGCCGTAACCCACTGACGCAACAGTTTCACTTCGATAAGCACCAAAGTAATCGGAGTCGTATGAGCCATAGATAAACAGGTGACTGTGGTCTTCGGTCAGCTTGTAGTTACCCTGCATCGACACTGAGTACTTTTCATTGGTCCGTTCGCTGATGCGCTCACCATCATCATTTTCGATTTCATCTTCCTTATAGATCCCATCCAGCTTGTACTCATTACGCCAGTTATCAAGGTTATGCTTGGCCTTAAGTGCCCCCTTGAGTGTTGTGGTCTCGGTGTTACCACTGGTAACTATGGCGCCCACCTCACTGGTGATATCCCAGGCTTTTTCCTGTTTTGGCTTCGTCGCAGGAGCTTCTTCTGCAGCAACATTCGTGCTAACCGCTGCCAATACGCACAGAGATAAAAATTTTAATTTCATTGCCTATAAACCTGTCATTAATTAGTCTTTGTGAAGATGAATATCCATTTGTGGGAATGGAATTTCGATATTAGCATCATCTAATGCTAATTTTATATTCTCTACAAGGTCAAAGTAAGTGGGCCAATAGTCAGAAGTCGCCACCCAAGGACGCACAACAAAATTGACACTAGAATCCGCCATTTCCAATACAGCGACCGTATACGCTGGCTCTTTCAGGATCCGCTGATCTTTGTCCAGCACGGATTTTAACACATTTTTTGCTTCTCTGAGATCAGCCTCATAACTTACACCGATTACTAAATCGATACGCCGTGTTTTCTCTCGAGAATAATTAACGATTGCGCCCGACATAATCGCTGAGTTTGGCATAATGATAACCTTGTTATCCGGTGTTCTGAGTTCGGTCGAGAAAATTTCAATGCGCTGTACACTGCCTCCTTTTCCGCCTGCTTCAATATAATCCCCTGACTTAAATGGCCTGAGAATAATGATCAAAACACCTGAAGCGAAATTCGACAACGAGCCTTGCAGCGCTAAGCCAATTGCCAAACCAGCTGCACCGAGAATAGCCACAAAAGAAGTCGTCTCTATGCCTACCTGCGAGAGCGCCATAAGTAAGGTCGCAGCAAAAACTATGCTGTATGCAATATTGCCAACAAACGCCCCAACAGCTTTGTCTACCTTACGCTTGTTAAACGCCTTTTCTGTGAGGTTTGCAGCAAGCTTCGCCAGCTTCATACCTATAAAGAAGATGACAAGCGCCAATAGCCCTTGCAAAAGATAGTGAATGATAAGAGAAGAGTTATCATCGACCCAATGAACGATTGATTCCATAGTGACTCCTGTGTGCACTTGAGTGAGATAGCGGGGTGAGTGTACTCCGCCAGTATGAATATTCGCTTTACAGGTTAGGCTCCTCGACAGACTTCTTTGAGATTTTTTTCAATTTAACCCTTTGCAAAGCCCGTGTTTTTATGTATTATGCGCGCCACACCAACAAAGGTGTTATCCATTTTGTGGCGGCTGTAGCTCAGTTGGTAGAGCCCCGGATTGTGATTCCGGTTGTCGCGAGTTCAAGCCTCGTCAGTCGCCCCACTTCCTTCTTTCCTTATATCCCTCACAAACGCCGTATACGCATTCATTTTTCGCTCCCAAAATCCAAGCGTCCACTTTTATCAGATTCACATAACTATTTCCTTTATGCTAGATATAGACACACTTTCGTTACATATCAATGATTATGTCGAATTTCAGGCATAAAAAATGCCACCTTACGGTGGCATTACACACGGGATTATTTCTACTTTACAGATAGAAATTCTTTTTGCTATTTCCAGCTTCTCATCTTATGACCTTTCAGGGCATAGAATAGAATAAACAGATAGCTGGGTAGCATTAAACTGTACGCACCTTGAGCACCAAGGCCAGCAACATTACCGACGCCAATCAACAGTGGTCCTAACGCGCCCCCTGCAATACCCATAATTAACAGGCCTGATGCTGTTCCGGTCAAGCGTCCTAAGCCATCAAGCGCCAAAGGCCAGATAGCAGGCCACACCATCGCATTTGCAAAGCCTAACAGAGCAATACACAAAAGCGGATCCGGTAGCTGAGGGCCACCAAA contains:
- a CDS encoding mechanosensitive ion channel family protein, producing the protein MESIVHWVDDNSSLIIHYLLQGLLALVIFFIGMKLAKLAANLTEKAFNKRKVDKAVGAFVGNIAYSIVFAATLLMALSQVGIETTSFVAILGAAGLAIGLALQGSLSNFASGVLIIILRPFKSGDYIEAGGKGGSVQRIEIFSTELRTPDNKVIIMPNSAIMSGAIVNYSREKTRRIDLVIGVSYEADLREAKNVLKSVLDKDQRILKEPAYTVAVLEMADSSVNFVVRPWVATSDYWPTYFDLVENIKLALDDANIEIPFPQMDIHLHKD
- a CDS encoding DUF481 domain-containing protein, yielding MKLKFLSLCVLAAVSTNVAAEEAPATKPKQEKAWDITSEVGAIVTSGNTETTTLKGALKAKHNLDNWRNEYKLDGIYKEDEIENDDGERISERTNEKYSVSMQGNYKLTEDHSHLFIYGSYDSDYFGAYRSETVASVGYGLRLLNLDTMYLDAEIGPGMKRFEYQDDSAEVDENGNPLAGTTDNEVIGVAKVDFEWQVSDNARFTQVVGIEYGDTNTKTTSESALMTKINGSLQMKVAYNITHTSTVDEGKENTDTETSLTLVYSF